One window from the genome of Streptomyces sp. NBC_00597 encodes:
- a CDS encoding Helicase associated domain protein yields MHGISLREHQIDQKSAFRKWVGFPARTSVPPQGARGTIVSATGSGKTITAAACALECFPDGRTLVTVPTLDLLAQTAQAWRLVGHRTPMIAVCSLENDPVLNELGVRTTTNPIQLALWAASGPVVVFATYASLVDREDNDAPEEQRKIRGPLEAALTGGERLYGQQMAAFDLAIVDEAHGTAGDLGRPWAAIHDNTRIPANFRLYLTATPRILAAPRPQKGSEGEEADIASMTDDPDGTYGAWLAELGLSEAIERGILAGFEIDVLEIRDPSPILGESQEAQRGRRLALLQAALLEHAAAYNLRTVMTFHQKVEEAAAFAEKLPDTAAELYVTDASDADLAAAEQLPKSSIEAKFYELETGRHVPPDRVWSAWLCGDHLVTERREVLRQFANGIDADNRRVHRAFLASVRVLGEGVDITGERGVEAICFADTRGSQVEIVQNIGRALRLNRDGSTKVARIIVPVFLQPGENPDDMIASASFAPLVAVLQGLRSHDERLVEQLASRALTSGNRKIHVRRDEDGQIVGAGGEGDGEDQGDGADAAAESALLHFSSPRDAATIAAFLRTRVYRPESLVWLEGYQALIRWRAENGITGLHSVPYDTETTVGVTKAFPLGRWVHQQRKALRAGELEDRRKVLLDAPEAGMVWEPGEEAWEVKLAALRAYRRATGHLAPRQDAKWGEDDEMVPIGQYMANLRRKGAKNGLGKNEDTATTRAAQLAQIDEDWNCPWPLDWQRQYRVLADLVDADGQLPDIAPGVLWDGDDIGRWLQQQKQPATWARLLPEQQERLTALGVQPDQAPPPAPAASNTAKGPSKAQQAFQRGLAALTQWVEREGAHRPVPRAHSEELAVEDEAEPVIVKLGVWISNTKTRHHKLTQEQLDELQKLGMDWA; encoded by the coding sequence ATGCACGGCATTTCCCTCAGGGAACACCAGATCGACCAGAAGTCAGCGTTCCGAAAGTGGGTGGGATTCCCTGCAAGGACATCCGTACCCCCGCAGGGGGCACGAGGCACCATCGTGTCAGCGACCGGGTCAGGAAAGACGATCACGGCCGCCGCCTGCGCGCTGGAATGCTTCCCAGACGGCCGGACCCTCGTCACCGTTCCCACCCTGGACCTGCTCGCCCAGACCGCCCAGGCATGGCGCCTGGTCGGCCACCGGACGCCGATGATCGCCGTCTGCTCGCTGGAGAACGACCCGGTTCTCAACGAGCTCGGGGTGCGCACCACCACGAACCCGATCCAGCTCGCGCTGTGGGCCGCCTCCGGGCCGGTGGTCGTGTTCGCCACCTACGCCTCCCTGGTGGACCGCGAAGACAACGACGCACCCGAGGAGCAGCGGAAGATCCGCGGACCCCTGGAGGCCGCCCTGACGGGCGGCGAGCGGCTCTACGGGCAGCAGATGGCGGCCTTCGACCTCGCAATCGTCGACGAGGCCCACGGAACCGCCGGCGACCTCGGCCGCCCCTGGGCCGCCATCCACGACAACACCCGCATCCCAGCCAACTTCCGGCTCTACCTGACCGCGACCCCGCGCATCCTCGCGGCGCCCCGGCCGCAGAAGGGCTCGGAGGGCGAGGAGGCGGACATCGCGTCCATGACAGATGACCCCGACGGCACCTACGGGGCGTGGCTCGCGGAGCTGGGGCTGTCGGAGGCAATCGAGCGGGGGATCCTCGCCGGATTCGAAATCGACGTCCTGGAGATCCGCGACCCCTCACCCATCCTCGGAGAGTCACAGGAGGCGCAGCGGGGCCGACGCCTAGCCCTGCTGCAGGCCGCGCTCCTGGAGCACGCGGCGGCGTACAACCTGCGCACCGTCATGACCTTCCACCAGAAGGTCGAGGAAGCGGCCGCGTTCGCCGAGAAGCTGCCCGATACGGCGGCCGAGCTGTACGTCACCGACGCCTCCGACGCCGACCTGGCCGCTGCGGAGCAGCTGCCGAAGTCCTCGATCGAGGCCAAGTTCTACGAGCTGGAGACCGGCCGCCACGTCCCGCCGGACCGCGTGTGGTCCGCATGGCTGTGCGGCGACCACCTCGTCACCGAGCGGCGCGAGGTCCTGCGGCAGTTCGCCAACGGCATCGACGCCGACAACCGGCGCGTACACCGCGCGTTCCTCGCCTCCGTACGCGTCCTCGGCGAAGGCGTCGACATCACCGGCGAACGCGGCGTCGAAGCAATCTGCTTCGCCGACACCCGCGGCTCCCAAGTCGAAATCGTCCAAAACATCGGCCGGGCCCTCCGCCTCAACCGCGACGGCTCCACCAAGGTCGCCCGCATCATCGTGCCCGTCTTCCTCCAGCCCGGCGAGAACCCCGACGACATGATCGCCTCGGCTTCGTTTGCCCCCCTTGTAGCCGTACTCCAGGGCCTGCGCAGTCATGATGAACGCCTCGTCGAGCAACTCGCCTCCCGCGCCCTCACCAGCGGCAACCGCAAGATCCACGTCCGGCGCGACGAGGACGGGCAGATCGTCGGCGCCGGCGGCGAAGGTGACGGCGAGGACCAGGGCGACGGCGCCGACGCGGCCGCCGAGTCGGCGCTGCTGCACTTCTCCTCTCCCCGGGACGCGGCCACGATCGCCGCGTTCTTGCGCACGAGGGTCTACCGGCCGGAGTCTCTGGTGTGGCTGGAGGGCTACCAAGCCCTGATCCGGTGGCGCGCGGAGAACGGCATCACCGGCCTGCACTCGGTCCCGTACGACACCGAGACGACGGTGGGCGTCACGAAGGCGTTCCCGCTCGGGCGATGGGTCCACCAACAGCGCAAAGCCCTGCGCGCCGGCGAGCTGGAGGACCGGCGCAAGGTCCTCCTGGACGCACCGGAAGCCGGAATGGTCTGGGAACCCGGCGAAGAGGCATGGGAAGTCAAACTCGCCGCGCTCCGCGCCTACCGGCGGGCCACCGGACACCTCGCACCCCGCCAGGACGCCAAGTGGGGCGAGGACGACGAAATGGTGCCCATCGGCCAGTACATGGCCAACCTCCGACGCAAGGGAGCCAAGAACGGACTCGGGAAGAACGAGGACACCGCCACGACCCGGGCCGCGCAACTCGCCCAGATCGACGAGGACTGGAACTGCCCCTGGCCCCTGGACTGGCAGCGGCAGTACCGCGTCCTGGCCGACTTGGTCGACGCCGACGGACAGCTGCCCGACATCGCGCCCGGCGTGCTGTGGGACGGCGACGACATCGGCCGGTGGCTTCAGCAGCAGAAGCAGCCGGCCACCTGGGCGCGGCTGCTGCCCGAGCAGCAAGAGCGGCTGACCGCGCTGGGCGTACAGCCCGACCAAGCGCCGCCTCCTGCCCCGGCGGCCAGCAATACGGCGAAGGGTCCGAGCAAGGCGCAGCAGGCGTTCCAGCGCGGCCTGGCAGCCCTCACGCAGTGGGTCGAACGGGAAGGCGCCCACCGGCCAGTGCCCCGCGCCCACAGTGAGGAGCTCGCAGTCGAGGACGAGGCGGAGCCGGTGATCGTGAAACTCGGCGTATGGATCTCCAACACCAAAACCCGACACCACAAACTCACCCAGGAACAACTGGACGAGCTGCAGAAGCTGGGCATGGACTGGGCGTAG
- a CDS encoding ankyrin repeat domain-containing protein gives MERSEQTEVNLLRAVGAGVDNLWTPAHQAIESGDHGELTRLLDAGADPEEVCCGLTLLLHAIDAEGDGALQSGGPLDSALTAILLAYGADPTATPDGETPRELAASYNHEMAIRLLDRHIARRC, from the coding sequence ATGGAGCGCAGCGAGCAAACCGAGGTGAACCTCCTGCGTGCAGTGGGAGCAGGCGTGGACAATCTATGGACGCCTGCGCATCAGGCGATCGAGTCCGGTGACCATGGAGAGCTGACCCGTCTCCTCGATGCGGGCGCGGACCCCGAGGAAGTGTGCTGCGGGTTGACTCTTCTACTGCACGCGATCGACGCTGAAGGGGATGGGGCACTGCAGTCTGGTGGGCCACTGGACTCGGCGCTCACCGCGATCCTCCTGGCCTATGGAGCCGACCCGACCGCGACACCCGACGGTGAAACTCCGAGGGAGTTGGCCGCCTCGTACAACCATGAGATGGCTATCAGGCTCCTGGACCGGCACATAGCCCGTCGTTGCTGA
- a CDS encoding DUF6461 domain-containing protein, with translation MNLVTARDYAWIRTSPLFRHMMESGYTLTLIRGRGPQEVLHTMEAEPRGTGEGTAGLIEADDARRAELDYDYWDESYVAGAFKAPGEKGDWTVVLGFDGGLGMPCAETLSEGGRVVAHSSNGGKPIHLFHWFEDGELRTTFEGPSARDGNSPDELVPLLREVGFPLTPEGEHDESAPVVDGKAAVLALAERLTGIRVTESLLQDATYDLGLVPEQPAEEWTSLVIDITDAHGERLYKEWTYEEIAAASDRARAEANAPIVITYNEPLAKDRSEHETGE, from the coding sequence ATGAACTTGGTAACCGCACGCGACTACGCCTGGATCCGCACCTCGCCGCTCTTCCGCCACATGATGGAGAGCGGATACACCTTGACACTGATTCGGGGACGGGGCCCGCAGGAGGTGCTGCATACGATGGAGGCGGAACCGCGCGGCACTGGGGAGGGCACGGCCGGGCTGATCGAGGCGGATGACGCTCGTCGTGCCGAGCTGGATTACGACTACTGGGACGAGTCCTACGTCGCGGGCGCCTTCAAGGCCCCGGGCGAGAAAGGCGACTGGACAGTTGTCCTCGGCTTTGACGGTGGCCTTGGGATGCCGTGCGCGGAGACGCTGTCGGAGGGCGGCCGGGTCGTGGCGCACTCGAGCAACGGCGGCAAGCCCATCCACCTCTTCCACTGGTTCGAGGACGGTGAGCTCCGTACTACGTTCGAGGGCCCCTCGGCCCGCGACGGCAACAGCCCCGATGAACTGGTTCCCCTGTTGCGGGAAGTCGGCTTCCCGCTGACTCCCGAGGGAGAACACGACGAGAGCGCCCCGGTCGTCGACGGGAAGGCAGCGGTCCTCGCTCTGGCCGAGAGACTCACCGGCATACGCGTCACCGAATCCCTCCTCCAGGACGCCACGTACGATCTGGGACTCGTCCCCGAACAGCCCGCCGAGGAGTGGACCAGCCTGGTCATCGACATCACCGATGCCCACGGAGAGCGTCTGTACAAGGAATGGACTTACGAGGAGATCGCGGCGGCTTCCGACCGCGCACGGGCGGAGGCGAACGCACCGATCGTGATCACCTACAACGAGCCTCTCGCCAAGGATCGTTCGGAACACGAGACGGGTGAGTAG
- a CDS encoding RHS repeat-associated core domain-containing protein, with amino-acid sequence MRVLDRKATRDLGVEGVVLAVQPQQNTGDVKVELDYKGFRYAYGGDWASRLRLRELPACAQTTPQAPGCAASRELPTTNDTASATLAATVPLQASGAPTLLAATAAAAGSAGDFKATSLAPSGAWAAGGSNGGFTWNYDIATPDVPGDVGPKLQLGYSSQSVDGRTATTNNQANAIGDGWSMEPGYIERQYASCTDDKAGSNNTTAKVGDRCWKTDNAVINLGGRTNQLIRDTVTGAWHLESDDGTQIVRLNSTTNNNGDNDGEHWKVTTPDGTQYFFGLNRPPGWTAGKEETRSTWTVPVFGNHSGEPCYKSAFKDAWCQQAWRWNLDAVVDPHGDAMTYYWAEETNNYGRNVDPNTGKATATSYDRSGYLKRIEYGLRSDNHYAQPTAKVDFTYAERCLSDCGTFDAAHAKNWPDVPFDQYCANGTECKNVYSPSFWTKVRLTKIDTAVLSGGAYKPVDSWSLTHQFPPTGDSLSSPLWLASITRTGYTGTGETSLPAVTFQGRTLPNRVEGATTGGSPDPVPAMWRYRVYGITTETGGTLGVTYSPQDCKAGDVPSPASNTRRCYPVKWSPPDAPQANYEPYLDWFHSYVVTQILESDNTGSAPAKETDYAYLDGMAWAMAKDDEFTEAKHLTYSDRKGYARVQVRTGAAPDKATLKEYRYFRGIDGAAVKDSTGTAVSDNQAFAGMTREEATYDGDGGPLKTARSFEPGVSAPTATQKRPEGLPDRHALSTAGKVEQTRTAVGAGWRTTETARTFDDFGHVLTESRLGDTALTGDEECTTTTYVANTGMNLIALPAEIKTVAKPCGTTPSLPDDLISTERRYYDGASTLTAAPTKGDVTRLEEQDAAGTGFLTTAQHTYDQHGRELTQTDALGNTTTTAYTPATGAPPTSQTVTNALQHTATTEYDPLRGIALAAVDANGKRTDAVYDGLGRTLKVWQPGWSKADHTTQPSAEYAYKISQTEANAVTTKTLQQDGTYRTTFSLYDGLLRTRQTQAPATGTANSVLTETHYDTRGWAWKSYGTYYAAVAPSTTLYTATSVNQIPSAAQNLFDGTGRVTDALSLKNGTEQWRTVTQYDGDRTTVIPPKGGTASTTITDAQGRKTELRQYTDPARTTYQSTKYAYGKFDEPATVTDPAGNVWTYTFDNRGQQVAVNDPDKGLTNLTYDDAGRMTAAKDARNVTLTTSYDKLGRKTAVKNGSTTLNDWTYDTVAKGQLSSTTRYDGAAAYTTSTSGYTDRYQPTSSTLTVPSAAGPLAGTYTWSYGYDEETGALEWTLNPAVGDVPSERVTTVFVDGHLPYKTTAGALTLVNSTQYDTFDRPTRTEFGGTLGKKVYKTQTYDEHTGRPTGQTVDRDVAPQRVDDTTWAYDPAGNITGTTTVSGQDADASTDRQCFTNDVLGRLTSAWTAKTDCASAPSTGTVGGPDAYWLSYGYDKLGNRTTQTDQLAGAATTYTHPAPNTGLPHGVQQATVTGGPDNGRTSTFKYDEVGNTTKRVIGTNTQDLTWDTEGHLKTLAEAGKTTSYLYDSDGDRLVTKNPDGSSILSLPNGDELKASATGAKTGTRYYTHAGQTVAVRTGSEVSYLISDHQGTAMTAIALTTLAVTRRKQLPFGELRTNQSSAFGPRGFVGGTNDPTGLTHLGAREYDPTLGRFLSVDPIIDNGDPAQMNAYSYAHNNPVTKSDPDGLRPDGPAGGASYNDERWANDRGMTAGYTYKSGTWVWHQSPRKDYDSQLRYRAYRANPAHYKVYHYNAKEVAEAKAQAARRAAQQKERAEARERAKRNGIFGSVMKGNFNDAWEGVKGTAADKHFWIDKGLTFLAAAGTFACIMSAVCGAGLFIVGAAALFTVGLGAHMAASSPEERRAGAGKYIPETGKAVGTGVIAGALCGRGPGGCIALKPKPGSLLAGVPRAKIPGAAVREIGRTVKEWMF; translated from the coding sequence GTGCGCGTTCTCGACCGCAAGGCGACCCGGGACCTCGGAGTAGAGGGCGTGGTCCTGGCGGTCCAGCCGCAGCAGAACACGGGTGATGTCAAAGTCGAGCTGGACTACAAGGGCTTCCGCTACGCCTACGGTGGTGACTGGGCGTCAAGACTGCGCCTTCGTGAACTCCCAGCCTGTGCCCAGACAACACCTCAGGCTCCGGGCTGCGCGGCATCTCGGGAACTTCCCACCACCAACGACACGGCCTCCGCGACCCTCGCGGCCACTGTTCCGCTACAGGCCTCGGGCGCCCCGACCCTGCTGGCGGCCACGGCCGCGGCGGCCGGGTCTGCCGGCGACTTCAAGGCGACCTCGCTCGCGCCATCCGGTGCCTGGGCGGCCGGCGGCTCCAATGGCGGTTTCACCTGGAACTACGACATCGCCACCCCGGACGTGCCGGGTGACGTCGGCCCCAAGCTCCAACTGGGGTACAGCTCTCAGTCCGTCGACGGCCGCACCGCCACCACCAACAACCAGGCCAATGCCATTGGCGACGGTTGGTCGATGGAGCCGGGCTACATCGAGCGTCAGTACGCTTCTTGCACCGACGACAAGGCGGGCAGCAACAACACCACGGCCAAGGTCGGGGATCGCTGCTGGAAGACGGACAACGCGGTCATCAACCTCGGAGGCCGCACCAACCAGCTGATCCGCGACACGGTCACCGGGGCTTGGCACCTGGAGTCCGACGACGGCACGCAGATCGTCCGCCTCAACAGCACCACCAACAACAACGGCGACAACGACGGCGAGCACTGGAAGGTCACCACCCCTGACGGGACGCAGTACTTCTTCGGTCTCAACCGTCCGCCCGGCTGGACCGCAGGAAAGGAGGAGACCCGCTCCACTTGGACCGTTCCGGTCTTCGGTAACCACTCCGGCGAGCCCTGCTACAAGAGCGCCTTTAAGGACGCATGGTGCCAGCAGGCCTGGCGGTGGAATCTCGACGCCGTGGTCGACCCGCACGGCGACGCCATGACCTACTACTGGGCCGAAGAGACCAACAACTACGGCCGCAACGTCGACCCGAACACAGGGAAGGCAACCGCCACCAGCTACGACCGCAGCGGCTATCTCAAGCGCATCGAGTACGGCCTACGTTCCGACAACCACTATGCCCAGCCCACGGCCAAGGTCGACTTCACCTACGCCGAGCGCTGCCTCAGCGACTGTGGCACTTTCGACGCGGCCCACGCCAAGAACTGGCCCGACGTTCCGTTCGACCAGTACTGCGCCAACGGAACCGAGTGCAAGAACGTCTACTCGCCCTCATTCTGGACCAAGGTACGCCTGACGAAGATCGACACGGCCGTCCTGTCCGGCGGCGCTTACAAGCCGGTCGATTCCTGGTCCCTCACCCACCAGTTCCCGCCGACCGGTGACAGCCTCAGCTCCCCGCTCTGGCTGGCCTCGATCACCCGTACCGGCTACACCGGCACCGGTGAGACCTCTCTCCCTGCCGTCACCTTCCAGGGCCGGACCCTGCCCAACCGGGTTGAGGGTGCCACCACCGGTGGAAGCCCGGACCCAGTCCCAGCCATGTGGCGATACCGCGTCTACGGAATCACCACCGAGACCGGCGGCACCCTCGGCGTCACCTACTCGCCGCAGGACTGCAAGGCGGGCGACGTCCCGTCACCGGCCTCCAACACCCGCCGCTGCTACCCGGTCAAGTGGTCCCCGCCAGACGCACCTCAGGCCAACTACGAGCCGTACCTGGACTGGTTCCACTCGTACGTGGTCACCCAGATCCTGGAGAGCGACAACACCGGCAGCGCTCCCGCCAAGGAGACCGACTACGCCTACCTCGACGGCATGGCATGGGCCATGGCCAAGGACGACGAGTTCACCGAGGCCAAGCACCTCACCTACAGCGACCGAAAGGGCTACGCCCGCGTTCAGGTCCGTACCGGTGCAGCCCCGGACAAGGCCACGCTGAAGGAGTACCGCTACTTCCGGGGCATCGACGGAGCCGCCGTCAAGGACAGCACCGGCACAGCTGTCTCGGACAACCAGGCCTTCGCAGGCATGACCAGGGAGGAAGCCACCTACGACGGTGACGGCGGCCCCCTGAAAACTGCGAGGAGCTTCGAACCCGGAGTCTCTGCACCCACCGCCACCCAGAAGCGCCCGGAGGGGCTTCCGGACCGCCACGCTCTCAGCACCGCCGGCAAGGTCGAGCAGACCCGCACCGCCGTCGGTGCCGGGTGGCGCACCACCGAGACGGCCCGGACGTTCGACGACTTCGGTCACGTCCTGACCGAGTCCCGCCTCGGCGACACGGCGCTGACCGGAGACGAGGAGTGCACCACCACCACCTACGTGGCCAACACTGGGATGAACCTCATCGCCCTGCCGGCCGAGATCAAGACCGTCGCCAAGCCCTGCGGGACCACGCCGTCCCTGCCGGACGACCTCATTTCCACCGAGCGTCGCTACTACGACGGCGCCAGTACGCTCACGGCAGCCCCGACCAAGGGCGATGTCACCCGACTGGAGGAGCAGGACGCCGCCGGAACCGGGTTCCTGACCACGGCCCAGCACACGTACGACCAGCACGGCCGGGAGCTGACACAGACCGACGCCCTCGGGAACACGACCACCACGGCCTACACACCGGCCACCGGTGCGCCGCCGACCTCCCAGACCGTGACCAACGCGCTCCAGCACACCGCGACCACCGAGTACGACCCGCTCCGCGGCATCGCCCTCGCCGCGGTGGACGCCAACGGCAAGCGCACCGACGCGGTCTACGACGGCCTCGGACGCACCCTCAAGGTCTGGCAGCCCGGCTGGTCCAAGGCCGACCACACCACCCAGCCCTCGGCCGAGTACGCGTACAAGATCTCCCAGACCGAGGCCAACGCCGTCACCACCAAGACCCTCCAGCAGGACGGCACCTACCGCACCACCTTCAGCCTCTACGACGGATTGCTGCGCACCCGCCAGACCCAGGCACCCGCCACCGGCACGGCGAACAGCGTCCTGACCGAGACGCACTACGACACCCGGGGTTGGGCCTGGAAGAGCTACGGCACCTACTACGCCGCCGTCGCCCCTTCCACCACCCTCTACACGGCGACGTCCGTCAACCAGATCCCGTCCGCCGCACAGAACCTCTTCGACGGAACGGGCCGCGTCACCGACGCCCTCTCGCTGAAGAACGGCACCGAGCAGTGGCGAACGGTCACCCAGTACGACGGTGACCGCACCACGGTCATACCGCCCAAGGGCGGCACCGCGTCGACCACAATCACGGACGCCCAGGGCCGCAAGACCGAACTGCGCCAGTACACCGACCCGGCGCGCACCACCTACCAGTCGACGAAGTACGCGTACGGCAAGTTCGACGAGCCGGCCACTGTCACCGACCCCGCGGGCAACGTCTGGACCTACACCTTCGACAACCGCGGTCAGCAGGTCGCCGTCAACGACCCCGACAAGGGCCTGACCAACCTCACCTACGACGATGCGGGGCGCATGACTGCGGCCAAGGACGCCCGCAACGTCACCCTGACCACCAGCTACGACAAACTCGGCCGCAAGACCGCCGTCAAGAACGGCAGCACCACGCTCAACGACTGGACCTACGACACCGTCGCCAAGGGCCAGCTCAGCTCCACCACCCGCTACGACGGCGCCGCCGCCTACACCACCAGCACCAGCGGATACACCGACCGCTACCAGCCCACATCCAGCACCCTGACCGTCCCCTCAGCAGCCGGCCCGCTGGCCGGCACCTACACCTGGAGCTACGGCTACGACGAGGAGACCGGGGCCCTGGAATGGACCCTCAACCCCGCCGTCGGTGACGTGCCCAGCGAGCGCGTGACCACGGTGTTCGTCGATGGACACCTGCCGTACAAGACCACCGCCGGTGCCCTGACGCTGGTCAACTCCACTCAGTACGACACCTTCGACCGTCCCACCCGTACCGAGTTCGGCGGGACCCTGGGCAAGAAGGTCTACAAGACCCAGACCTACGACGAGCACACGGGACGGCCCACGGGCCAGACCGTGGACCGCGACGTGGCCCCGCAACGGGTCGACGACACCACCTGGGCCTACGACCCGGCCGGGAACATCACCGGTACGACAACGGTCAGCGGCCAGGACGCCGATGCCTCGACCGACCGGCAGTGCTTCACCAACGACGTACTCGGCCGCCTGACCTCGGCGTGGACGGCCAAGACCGACTGCGCGTCCGCCCCGTCCACCGGCACGGTCGGCGGTCCGGACGCCTACTGGCTCTCCTACGGCTACGACAAGCTGGGCAACCGCACCACCCAAACCGACCAGCTCGCCGGCGCAGCCACCACCTACACCCACCCGGCCCCGAACACGGGCCTCCCCCACGGCGTCCAGCAGGCGACCGTCACCGGCGGCCCCGACAACGGCCGCACGTCGACCTTCAAGTACGACGAGGTCGGCAACACGACGAAGCGCGTCATCGGAACGAACACCCAGGACCTCACCTGGGACACCGAAGGCCACCTCAAGACCCTCGCCGAAGCGGGCAAGACCACCAGCTACCTCTACGACAGTGACGGCGACCGGCTCGTCACCAAGAACCCGGACGGCAGCAGCATCCTCTCCCTGCCGAACGGCGACGAGCTCAAGGCGTCGGCCACCGGAGCCAAGACAGGCACCCGCTACTACACCCACGCCGGCCAGACCGTCGCGGTCCGCACCGGATCCGAAGTCTCCTACCTCATCTCCGACCACCAAGGCACGGCGATGACTGCGATCGCCCTGACCACGCTCGCCGTCACCCGCCGCAAACAGCTCCCGTTCGGCGAACTCCGCACCAACCAGTCCTCAGCCTTCGGACCCCGCGGCTTCGTCGGCGGCACCAACGACCCCACCGGCCTCACCCACCTCGGAGCCCGCGAGTACGACCCCACGCTGGGCCGCTTCCTCTCCGTCGACCCCATCATCGACAACGGCGACCCCGCCCAGATGAACGCCTACAGCTACGCCCACAACAACCCGGTCACCAAGTCGGACCCCGACGGCCTCCGCCCCGACGGCCCCGCGGGCGGCGCTTCGTACAACGACGAACGCTGGGCAAACGACCGCGGCATGACCGCCGGCTACACCTACAAGAGCGGCACGTGGGTCTGGCACCAGAGCCCCCGTAAGGACTACGACTCGCAACTGCGCTACAGGGCATACCGGGCTAACCCCGCTCACTACAAGGTCTATCACTACAACGCTAAGGAGGTCGCCGAAGCCAAGGCGCAGGCAGCCAGGCGTGCCGCCCAGCAAAAGGAAAGGGCTGAGGCGCGCGAGCGCGCAAAGAGGAATGGAATTTTCGGAAGTGTGATGAAGGGGAACTTCAATGACGCCTGGGAGGGCGTTAAGGGCACTGCTGCAGACAAACACTTTTGGATCGACAAGGGATTGACGTTCCTTGCGGCGGCCGGAACATTCGCCTGCATCATGTCAGCGGTTTGTGGTGCTGGGCTATTCATAGTCGGCGCTGCCGCCCTGTTCACGGTTGGATTGGGCGCCCACATGGCTGCTTCATCTCCCGAAGAGCGTCGTGCTGGTGCCGGTAAATACATACCGGAGACTGGCAAGGCCGTAGGGACCGGCGTTATCGCTGGAGCGCTATGCGGTAGAGGTCCTGGCGGCTGCATCGCATTGAAGCCGAAGCCGGGTTCTCTATTGGCTGGCGTTCCGCGTGCCAAAATTCCGGGTGCTGCAGTTCGTGAAATTGGTCGAACGGTGAAGGAGTGGATGTTCTGA
- a CDS encoding IS5 family transposase (programmed frameshift): protein MSWVRSCRSRALPPWPVKAPGPRPVPDRQCLQGILYVLHNDIAWQLLPLELGFGSGQTCWRRLEWWQKAGPFDRLHRILLAKLNAAGELDWSRACVDGSHVRVKKGEPTGPSPVDRRKTGSKHHLICDGRGPPLKVITTAANVNDVTQTLALVDSIPPVAGRPGRPRRRPHALLGDKGYDSNPNRRELRKRRILPVISRRGAPNIEGLGKLRYVVEQTFALLHHFKRLAVRWERRTELHDAFVSLACSLICCRRLKRAAAP, encoded by the exons GTGAGCTGGGTCAGGTCGTGCCGGTCGCGGGCGCTGCCGCCCTGGCCCGTGAAGGCTCCCGGCCCGCGGCCGGTGCCGGACCGGCAGTGCCTGCAGGGCATTCTGTACGTGCTGCACAACGACATCGCCTGGCAACTGCTGCCGCTGGAGCTGGGGTTCGGCTCGGGCCAGACCTGCTGGCGGCGGCTTGAGTGGTGGCAGAAGGCCGGCCCCTTCGACCGGCTGCACCGCATCCTGCTCGCCAAGCTGAACGCGGCCGGCGAGCTGGACTGGTCCAGGGCCTGTGTGGACGGCTCCCACGTCCGCGTGAAAAAGGGGGAGCCGACA GGCCCGTCGCCGGTCGACCGGCGCAAGACGGGCAGTAAGCACCACTTGATCTGCGATGGCCGAGGCCCTCCGCTCAAGGTCATCACGACCGCGGCCAACGTCAACGACGTCACTCAGACCCTTGCCCTCGTCGATAGCATCCCGCCCGTCGCCGGACGCCCGGGCCGGCCCCGCCGACGCCCCCACGCTCTGCTCGGCGACAAGGGCTACGACTCCAACCCCAACCGTCGTGAACTGCGAAAACGCCGGATCCTGCCGGTCATCTCCCGCAGAGGCGCCCCAAACATCGAGGGCCTGGGCAAGCTCCGTTATGTCGTCGAGCAGACCTTTGCGTTGCTCCACCATTTCAAACGACTCGCCGTCCGATGGGAACGCCGCACCGAACTACACGATGCCTTCGTCTCCCTCGCGTGCAGCCTCATCTGCTGCCGACGGCTCAAGAGGGCTGCCGCTCCATGA